Proteins encoded by one window of Lathyrus oleraceus cultivar Zhongwan6 chromosome 1, CAAS_Psat_ZW6_1.0, whole genome shotgun sequence:
- the LOC127136717 gene encoding uncharacterized protein LOC127136717, producing the protein MAYVDHAFSISDEDIMIGTSYSVNNKPPIKEIALAVSLLVFGFLSIIIGFVMAYKHVGGDTVHGLFFAILGMLLFIPGFYYTRIAYYAYKGYKGFSFSNIPPV; encoded by the exons ATGGCATACGTAGATCACGCGTTTTCGATTTCAGACGAGGATATCATGATAGGAACCTCCTACTCTGTCAACAACAAACCCCCGATCAAAGAGATCGCCCTCGCCGTTTCGCTTCTCGTCTTCGGTTTTCTCAGTATCATCATCGGTTTCGTCATGGCTTATAAACATGTCGGCGGTGACACTGTTCACG GTCTATTCTTTGCAATACTGGGAATGTTATTGTTCATACCAGGTTTCTACTACACGCGGATTGCATATTATGCTTACAAAGGATACAAAGGGTTCTCTTTCTCGAACATACCTCCCGTTTAG